Proteins encoded by one window of Haematobia irritans isolate KBUSLIRL chromosome 2, ASM5000362v1, whole genome shotgun sequence:
- the LOC142225264 gene encoding uncharacterized protein LOC142225264 → MANRTQLRRFNKFAEMFLNFEKEYNDLSEGSHTMFTIDLHKEEFKGLWTKVKDAYEKLTLDHDLSEEEEKGSSDLFRQCRQAYITCAAQMGALSQTFTNQSLFTSTVLGPSQGQQHLREDRFSEPRLRLPPCTTEIFRGDYIAWPSFRDMFKAVYIDCMSISPVEKLFYLRQTTQGEALEIVKKSPLTNEGFETAWANLRDRYENKRVLVNSQLKILFNLSPVKSEAALEIKRLQREINNVMNALRSHNIDIGTWDPIFVFLCSTKLPVDTLSLWEHSVKDKTEISKWSDLDDFLTARFQSLETVFDLTRVTNVEDVAQNPRFARKVKAYSGKVNKITCHVCSQDHYLKTCSKFLEMSPADRFLAVKRCNLCINCFSPNHRLNQCMNRLSCSKCGSKHNTLLHRQSDSQISSHVGEDSSNRPSTSQEMGQNTEGGGQHIQNCFVTTRRQVLLGTALVNVEANGVIYTARALIDSGSQATIISEKLRNRIGLSANKINAFITGLNNSVSGSAQMQCKFTLGSPIDRKVQLEVSALVLPHLTGKIPSYTVDLPNRTAIDGLHLADPYFAKSDNVDILLGGDIYPQILLDGVRRDVLGSLVAQSTIFGWVLTGPLVDGGECQSAIFTTCVSFCTSVNLDKQLEKFWNLEEPPMASRVTAEDEYCEDYYVRTTKRLPNGRYVVSLPFKPYSNHGQVLGVSKWKACRQFFRNETSLLKRPALKKIYDEVLGEYALLGHMVEVKQQSDSDTSFYLPHHAVFKPQSTSTKVRVVFNASCPSSSGLSLNDVLYPGPVLQNDLTLLITRWRFYRYVFNGDIEKMYRQIYVEDGDTCFQRIVFRENSHADLRDFELKTVTFGVNCAPFLAIRTLLQLASDVEKELPYAARILREMMYVDDALAGAHEIDVAVKARDQLIRALSSAGFSMRKWTANDDRILDGLPAAHLLNEKFLEIEDESKAKTLGVRWNAKGDYFYFAVKPIEIKTAFTKREVLSIIASLFDPAGWLGPTIVIAKILMQQIWSEKTGWDDNLSEISHKQWSLFIHNYNFLNSIQLPRWIGFETNSFCEVHGFADASEKAYGACVYVRIKSRDGGIQTHLLLAKSRVAPLRTITLPRLELCGAVLLADLMSAVKTDLRLEKKKIRLFCWSDSEIVLAWLQKPSSSWATFVGNRVAKITRNIAKENWRHVRSEDNPADIISRGATPQELYENVLWWHGPIWLRSDDEWWRGSSKNYHTEEEGRKLQVNFAYIKDFDDILDRFSCYSRALRIMAYVYRFINATKGRKKAHAEVRISSTELQGVKERLVVISQKAYYPKEYYMLSKGENISRNSPLLSLSPFIDENGLLRILEALSGFCSRSYAAWRKPINDEGDKIGVLDSSGEKFNKGSDWPLQDMHDFCEGVT, encoded by the coding sequence ATGGCTAATAGGACCCAGTTACGTAGATTCAATAAATTTgctgaaatgtttttaaattttgaaaaggaaTACAATGACTTGTCCGAAGGTAGCCACACTATGTTTACTATTGATTTACACAAGGAGGAGTTCAAGGGTCTTTGGACCAAAGTTAAAGATGCCTATGAAAAGCTTACCCTTGATCATGACCTTTCTGAAGAGGAGGAAAAGGGATCCTCGGACCTATTTAGGCAATGTAGACAGGCATATATTACATGTGCTGCACAAATGGGCGCATTATCCCAGACGTTTACGAACCAATCTCTTTTCACATCTACGGTTCTCGGCCCTAGTCAGGGTCAACAACATTTGAGGGAAGACAGATTTTCGGAGCCACGTTTGCGTCTGCCTCCATGCACAACTGAGATTTTTCGAGGAGACTACATCGCATGGCCGTCCTTTAGGGACATGTTTAAGGCCGTATACATTGATTGCATGTCTATATCTCCGGTTGAGAAACTGTTTTATTTGCGACAGACAACCCAAGGGGAGGCGTTAGAAATAGTTAAGAAATCACCCTTAACAAATGAAGGTTTTGAGACGGCCTGGGCTAACCTCAGAGATAGGTATGAGAACAAACGCGTTCTTGTCAATAGTCAGTTGAAGATTTTGTTCAATCTGTCTCCGGTGAAATCTGAAGCAGCACTCGAAATAAAACGACTTCAGAGGGAAATTAATAATGTCATGAATGCCTTAAGATCGCATAATATTGATATTGGTACCTGGGacccaatttttgtgtttttgtgttCCACAAAATTACCAGTAGACACTTTGTCTTTATGGGAACATTCTGTAAAGGACAAGACAGAAATTTCAAAGTGGTCGGATTTGGATGACTTTTTAACAGCTCGTTTTCAGTCCCTTGAGACTGTTTTTGATCTTACGCGTGTGACCAACGTAGAAGATGTCGCACAAAACCCTAGATTTGCTAGAAAGGTTAAGGCATATTCGGGCAAGGTTAACAAAATAACGTGTCATGTTTGTAGCCAGGATCACTACTTGAAGACGTGCTCTAAGTTTTTAGAGATGAGCCCGGCGGACCGCTTTCTAGCTGTTAAAAGATGTAATTTGTGTATCAATTGTTTTAGTCCGAATCATAGGCTCAACCAATGTATGAATCGACTTAGCTGTTCCAAGTGTGGTTCGAAACATAATACATTATTGCATAGACAGTCGGATTCCCAGATTAGCTCACATGTGGGCGAGGATTCAAGTAATAGGCCAAGCACTAGCCAGGAAATGGGGCAGAATACCGAAGGGGGTGGTCAACACATTCAAAATTGCTTTGTTACCACTCGCAGACAAGTGCTTTTAGGTACAGCTTTGGTTAATGTGGAGGCAAATGGAGTTATTTATACGGCAAGAGCCTTGATTGATTCAGGCTCGCAAGCAACCATTATATCCGAAAAATTAAGGAACCGTATAGGGTTGTCAGCCAACAAGATAAATGCTTTTATAACAGGATTAAACAACTCGGTTTCGGGGTCTGCTCAGATGCAGTGCAAATTCACCCTGGGTTCACCTATTGATAGAAAGGTCCAACTGGAGGTATCTGCTCTGGTTTTACCACATTTAACCGGTAAAATCCCGAGTTACACGGTGGATCTTCCAAATAGGACAGCTATTGACGGGCTACATCTTGCCGACCCATATTTTGCTAAAAGTGACAATGTCGACATTCTTCTAGGAGGAGACATTTATCCTCAGATTCTTCTGGATGGAGTCCGTCGGGATGTTTTGGGGTCTCTCGTTGCCCAGAGTACAATATTTGGATGGGTTTTGACAGGGCCATTGGTTGATGGCGGGGAGTGTCAGAGTGCCATTTTCACCACCTGCGTTTCTTTTTGTACTAGTGTAAATCTAGATAAGCAGTTGGAAAAGTTTTGGAATTTGGAGGAACCCCCAATGGCATCGCGGGTCACAGCAGAAGATGAATATTGTGAAGATTACTACGTTAGGACAACTAAACGCTTACCGAACGGCCGTTATGTTGTGTCACTTCCGTTTAAGCCATACAGCAATCATGGTCAAGTGTTAGGAGTATCGAAGTGGAAGGCATGTCGTCAATTTTTTCGTAACGAGACATCGCTACTTAAACGACCggcattgaagaaaatttacgaTGAGGTATTAGGTGAATATGCACTTCTTGGTCATATGGTTGAGGTCAAGCAGCAGTCGGATTCGGATACATCATTTTACTTACCTCATCATGCCGTTTTTAAACCCCAAAGTACTTCGACTAAAGTAAGAGTAGTGTTCAATGCCTCTTGTCCGTCCTCAAGTGGTCTTAGTCTGAATGACGTCCTATACCCTGGGCCGGTTTTACAAAATGATTTGACGCTTCTAATTACTCGATGGAGATTTTATCGGTACGTATTCAATGGAGATATCGAAAAAATGTATCGACAGATATATGTTGAAGATGGCGATACATGTTTCCAGCGTATTGTTTTTCGCGAAAATTCCCATGCAGACTTGAGAGATTTTGAGTTGAAGACTGTCACATTTGGTGTGAACTGCGCGCCATTTTTAGCTATTAGGACGTTATTACAATTGGCTTCAGATGTTGAGAAAGAGCTTCCATACGCTGCCAGGATACTACGTGAAATGATGTATGTTGATGATGCCCTGGCAGGAGCACATGAGATAGATGTGGCAGTTAAGGCACGTGATCAATTGATTAGAGCACTGTCCTCTGCTGGATTTTCAATGCGAAAATGGACAGCGAATGACGATAGGATTTTGGACGGTTTACCGGCAGCACATCTTCTCAACGAAAAGTTTCTTGAGATTGAGGATGAGAGCAAAGCGAAAACATTAGGTGTACGGTGGAACGCTAAAGGGGACTATTTCTATTTTGCGGTGAAacccattgaaataaaaacggCCTTTACAAAGAGGGAAGTCTTGTCGATAATAGCGAGTTTGTTTGACCCGGCTGGGTGGTTGGGTCCAACCATCGTGATAGCCAAAATATTGATGCAACAAATTTGGAGTGAGAAGACAGGATGGGATGACAACTTGTCGGAAATCAGTCATAAACAATGGAGTCTATTTATtcataattataattttctGAATAGCATACAACTACCACGATGGATTGGTTTTGAGACAAATTCCTTTTGCGAGGTTCATGGATTCGCGGATGCTTCCGAAAAGGCATATGGGGCCTGCGTTTATGTCCGTATAAAATCTCGCGATGGGGGTATCCAAACGCACTTACTATTGGCTAAGTCCAGAGTTGCCCCTTTAAGAACAATCACGCTACCCCGATTAGAGCTGTGCGGGGCTGTTTTATTGGCTGACTTGATGAGTGCTGTTAAGACGGATTTACGGTTGGAGAAAAAGAAAATACGTTTGTTTTGTTGGAGTGATTCTGAAATAGTTCTTGCTTGGCTTCAGAAGCCTTCATCATCATGGGCGACTTTTGTTGGTAACAGGGTCGCCAAAATTACTAGAAATATAGCAAAGGAGAATTGGAGACACGTTAGGTCCGAAGACAACCCAGCCGATATAATTAGCCGAGGGGCCACGCCACAAGAATTGTATGAGAATGTGTTATGGTGGCATGGGCCGATTTGGCTTCGATCTGATGACGAGTGGTGGCGGGGTTCTTCGAAGAATTATCACACAGAGGAAGAGGGTCGTAAGTTGCAGGTCAATTTTGCGTATATCAAGGATTTTGACGATATTCTTGATAGATTTTCTTGCTATTCAAGAGCGCTACGTATTAT